A segment of the Asinibacterium sp. OR53 genome:
TCATCGTGCAGTCCGCCCAGGCTGAGCCTAACATATTTTCTGCCGATGGCATGCGCAATAGAGCGGCCGAGAGAAGTTTTACCAATACCGGGCGGACCGATAAAACAAAGGATCGGACTTTTCATATCACCCTTCAGTTTCAGTACGGCCAGGTATTCGATAATACGGCTCTTGATCTTCTCCATACCATAATGATCCGTATCGAGTACTTTTTTAGCGTTCTTCAGATCGTAGTTATCGGCCGTATAATCTTGCCAGGGAAGATCCAGCATCAGGTCGAGGTGATTGTACACAACAGAATAATCGGGCGTGCTTGGGTGCATCCTTTCCAGTTTCTCCACCCCGTTCTTGAACATATTTTTGGCAGCTTCCGGCCATTTCTTGGTCTCCGCCTTTTTCTTCATTTCTGCAATCTCACGCTCATTGGTATCACCGCCCAATTCTTCTTTGATGCTTTTCAACTGCTGCTGCAGAAAGTAATCACGCTGCTGCTTGTCAATCTCCGTGCGCGTTTTATTCGTCACTTTGTCTTTCAGCTCGGCAAACTGTAATTCCCTTTGCAGGATATGCATGAGTTTCTCAGCCCTCTTTGGTACATCCTGGATTTCCAGCAGTCCCTGTTTTTCTTTCAGGTCGCTGTTGAGGTTACTGCTCACGAAATTGATGAGGAAAGAAGGGCTCTCGATATTTTTCAGGATGATCGATGCCTCGGTGGGCAGGTTAGGCGATAACTGGATGATCTGGGTGGCCAGGTCTTTGATGCTGCTGATATAGGCATTGAAATCATCTCCTTCCTCGGCTTCTTCATCAACCAGCAAACGAACGGAAGCCCTGAAATAAGGGTCCTCACTTACAATGGAGCCGATCTCGAAACGGCGCTTCCCCTGTATGATGATGGTGGTGCCTCCGTCGGGCATTTTGATCAGCTTCACGATCCGGGCCACCGTACCGATACTGCAAAGGTCTTTGGGTTCAGGATCTTCCACATTCACATCTTTCTGTGCAAGCACCCCTACCAGCTTGTCTTGCTTATAAGCATCGTTCACCGCTTTAATACTCTTATCCCTTCCCACGGTAATGGGCAATACTACCCCGGGGAATAATACCGTATTCCGCAATGGCAATATGGGTAAGGTATCGGGAACTACCAGGTCTTTATCTGCATCCCCTTCCGTTTCATTGATAGGGATAATGGGCATGAAATCATTCTCGTCTTCAGATCGGAAAAACAAAGGCTCTTTGGTCATAATTTTCATTCTTGGGTCAAATTGTCACACACCCCGTGGTACGCCACATAAAAACTGGGGGACAAAATTAGGTCAATATTGGTGCCATGCCCCCTAAATCGGAAAATTTGGTACAAACTGGCACAAAAAAAATCTCCCGCGATTTACGCGGGAGACCTTCTTGCAAGAAGTAATATTGACTAAACAAATACTATTTCTTCTTAGTAGTGTCAACA
Coding sequences within it:
- the lon gene encoding endopeptidase La, with product MKIMTKEPLFFRSEDENDFMPIIPINETEGDADKDLVVPDTLPILPLRNTVLFPGVVLPITVGRDKSIKAVNDAYKQDKLVGVLAQKDVNVEDPEPKDLCSIGTVARIVKLIKMPDGGTTIIIQGKRRFEIGSIVSEDPYFRASVRLLVDEEAEEGDDFNAYISSIKDLATQIIQLSPNLPTEASIILKNIESPSFLINFVSSNLNSDLKEKQGLLEIQDVPKRAEKLMHILQRELQFAELKDKVTNKTRTEIDKQQRDYFLQQQLKSIKEELGGDTNEREIAEMKKKAETKKWPEAAKNMFKNGVEKLERMHPSTPDYSVVYNHLDLMLDLPWQDYTADNYDLKNAKKVLDTDHYGMEKIKSRIIEYLAVLKLKGDMKSPILCFIGPPGIGKTSLGRSIAHAIGRKYVRLSLGGLHDESEIRGHRKTYIGAMPGRILQNIRKCKSSNPVMILDEIDKIGNDFRGDPSSALLEVLDPEQNNSFYDNYLELEYDLSKVLFIATANNLQNIQPALRDRLEIIDLSGYAVEEKVEIAKRHLVPKQKEAHGLGKVNIRISDKVLEKLIEQHTRESGVRELDRQLASVMRYQAKELAMKNKVKPVITAADVDKILGQPRYNNEIYKTANMPGVAVGLAWTYVGGDILFIETILGDGKGDLKLTGNLGNVMKESASTALSYLQANARKYGIDPEVFAKKSIHIHVPEGAVPKDGPSAGITMLSSLTSAFTGRKLKPYLAMTGEITLRGQVLPVGGIKEKVLAAKRAGLKEIILCWQNEKDVSEIDSNFIKGMQFHYVKTMQQVIDLALV